A region from the Drosophila takahashii strain IR98-3 E-12201 chromosome 2L, DtakHiC1v2, whole genome shotgun sequence genome encodes:
- the LOC108067929 gene encoding beta-1,4-glucuronyltransferase 1: MGRRFGFLIAIAILATVPKINSLENITAVKLKKFINCEDKSYESRKGIYQDYWVLENYIMAGHGKLSCYANVTYSSHADYSYLDNVVPLLERWRSPLSLAIYAPGTDFERTLDSILYLLQCHPGRHLVSELTSFHLYFDVEHLPQVVLSPKAALGMKANCSGPPPYENVARKDLYRTRQGLYYPVNMGRNIARKASLTHYVLASDIELYPTPGLVPDYLNFLGRLVIGRPGQLPTSPVVHVLRIFEVMANVSVPNTKMELQKLLKSGEAVPFHMEICAVCHRGPKLEEWINATVVSEGLNVFNVGHRSQPDNMWEPIFIGTVEDPPYDERLTWEGQRDKMTQAYAMCVLDYEFHILDNAFLVHKPGIKQPAKSKSVLTHSSRRTNGLINKKISKEMRIKYGSRNGCVL; the protein is encoded by the exons ATGGGTAGACGATTCGGTTTTTTAATCGCAATAGCGATCCTGGCCACGGTACCTAAAATCAATTCTCTAGAAAACATTACCGCTGTTAAGCTGAAAAAGTTTATAAACTGCGAGGATAAGTCTTACGAATCGAGGAAAGGAATTTATCAGGACTACTGGGTGCTGGAGAACTATATAATGGCGGGTCACGGAAAGCTTTCGTGCTATGCAAATGTAACCTACTCCAGCCATGCGGACTACTCGTATCTGGATAATGTGGTGCCCCTCCTGGAGCGCTGGCGATCGCCCCTGAGCCTGGCCATCTATGCGCCTGGGACGGATTTTGAACGCACTCTGGACAGCATTTTGTATCTGCTGCAGTGCCATCCCGGCAGGCACTTGGTTAGCGAGCTGACCAGCTTCCATCTGTATTTCGACGTGGAGCATCTGCCCCAGGTGGTGCTCTCGCCCAAAGCGGCTTTAGGGATGAAGGCCAACTGCAGCGGTCCACCGCCCTATGAGAATGTGGCCAGAAAGGATCTGTACAGGACTCGGCAGGGACTCTATTATCCGGTGAACATGGGTCGCAACATAGCGCGCAAAGCTTCGCTGACGCACTACGTCCTGGCCTCGGATATCGAACTCTATCCCACGCCCGGATTGGTGCCagattatttgaattttctgGGTCGTCTT GTTATTGGAAGGCCAGGTCAGCTGCCCACATCGCCGGTGGTCCATGTGCTGCGAATTTTCGAGGTGATGGCCAACGTTTCAGTGCCAAACACCAAAATGGAGTTGCAAAAACTTCTGAAATCCGGCGAAGCCGTTCCATTTCACATGGAAATCTGCGCAGTTTGCCACCGAGGACCGAAGCTGGAGGAATGGATAAATGCCACCGTGGTCTCCGAGGGCCTTAATGTCTTCAATGTGGGCCACCGCTCGCAGCCCGACAACATGTGGGAGCCGATCTTCATAGGCACCGTCGAGGATCCGCCGTACGACGAGCGGCTGACCTGGGAAGGTCAGCGTGACAAAATGACGCAGGCCTACGCCATGTGCGTTCTGGACTACGAGTTTCACATCCTGGACAATGCCTTTTTAGTTCACAAGCCGGGCATCAAGCAACCCGCCAAAAGCAAATCAGTCCTCACACATTCAAGCCGCCGCACCAATGGACTCATCAATAAAAAGATATCCAAAGAGATGCGGATTAAGTACGGTTCTCGAAATGGCTGTGTCCTTTAG
- the LOC108067906 gene encoding odorant receptor 67a-like, translating to MSVNFLKKIWSFPRAKSQRAYHVVDDFLNLPVFFCKAMGIEPFESDRKSGIWFYVYFVLNSFNTMVVFVTGLVFLVIAFQDGEHFLEGCIVMSYVIFMFVGILKLITVLIKKQKLTRLVRQLESCFPSPSASDQELYDVKSYLKRCNIITRGYGRFLTLMAISHSLTPMVIYFFQSCVLHLPDAKQSLPYYDMAPWNWRGSWSFYPAYLFQLIAGYTVTCGAISSDAMIFAVAFQVLMHYDRLAKALREFQIRNNNQSDGANEDLKALQSLIAYHIDILRLTDLMNEVFGVPLLLNFMASSVLVCLVGFQLTFILSDYYFFKQVLFLVAGLVEIYLLCSFSQMLINASEDVSTAAYDMSWTEADTRCRKMLIILLMRAQKPVCLKATIVLDLSMETMSIFLGTSYKFFCAIKTMYE from the exons ATGAGTgtcaatttcttaaaaaaaatttggtccTTTCCGAGGGCCAAGTCTCAGAGAGCGTATCACGTGGTCGATGATTTTCTGAATCTGCCCGTGTTCTTTTGCAAAGCCATGGGTATAGAGCCCTTTGAAAGTGACCGAAAGTCCGGAATTTGGTTTTATGTCTATTTTGTGCTGAACTCGTTTAACACAATGGTAGTGTTTGTTACGGGACTCGTGTTTTTGGTAATCGCATTCCAAGATGGTGAACATTTCCTTGAGGGCTGCATCGTAATGAGCTACGTGATCTTTATGTTCGTCGGCATTCTTAAGCTAATCACCGTGTTGATTAAGAAGCAAAAGCTAACCCGTTTAGTTCGGCAGTTGGAGTCCTGCTTCCCGTCGCCCAGCGCAAGCGATCAGGAGCTGTATGATGTGAAGAGCTACCTAAAACGATGCAACATTATTACAAGGGGCTACGGTCGCTTCCTAACGCTTATGGCCATCTCGCACAGCCTGACTCCTATGGTCATATACTTCTTTCAGAGCTGTGTGCTCCATTTACCGGATGCGAAGCAATCCCTGCCGTATTACGACATGGCGCCTTGGAATTGGAGAGGCAGCTGGTCATTTTATCCTGCCTACCTTTTCCAGTTGATCGCCGGTTATACGGTTACATGTGGAGCCATATCCAGTGATGCCATGATTTTTGCTGTAGCCTTTCAGGTTCTTATGCACTACGACAGACTAGCTAAGGCTCTCAGGGAGTTCCAAATTCGGAACAATAACCAATCCGATGGGGCCAATGAGGATCTGAAAGCGCTGCAATCCCTGATCGCCTACCACATAGATATTCTGCG ACTCACCGACTTGATGAACGAGGTCTTTGGAGTTCCCTTGCTTTTAAACTTTATGGCCTCTTCAGTGCTTGTTTGCCTGGTTGGGTTTCAATTGACTTTTATTCTTAGtgactattatttttttaagcaggTGCTATTCCTAGTTGCGGGATTGGTGGAGATATATCTCCTCTGCTCCTTTAGCCAGATGCTGATCAATGCG AGTGAGGATGTCAGTACTGCGGCCTACGATATGAGTTGGACTGAGGCCGACACACGATGccgaaaaatgttaattatctTATTAATGCGAGCCCAAAAGCCAGTTTGCTTGAAGGCAACCATAGTCCTGGACTTATCCATGGAGACTATGAGCATC TTTCTTGGCACGTCTTACAAGTTCTTCTGCGCTATTAAAACAATGTATGAGtaa